In a single window of the Phaeobacter sp. G2 genome:
- a CDS encoding putative sulfate exporter family transporter yields the protein MQQKSKTSESDTHQSNQWKSWTWRSALRARGRKILSGLPGIGLSLLAGGLAIWGARHSQFPAMMIALLLGASCCSFRRSLLLAPGLKLTVRVLTRIGVALLGLQISVATVLQLGGGSLLFLVAATVATIGLTVLAAPLFGQRREFGLLIGGATAICGASAALAISAVLPPSERLNRQLSFTIMAVTLLSTVAMVAYPAGLLALGFGDERAGFVLGASIHDVAQVVGAGYAMSDTAGETAVVVKLFRVMLLFPLVFTLAHVSRRSGGAGAAPRLPFFILAFLAGVVVNTTGVVPVPLVEATTLISQLMLTASVFAVCVLTPFLDVTRGGPAPAAMSVLATLLILCLALAASIYLPSFH from the coding sequence ATGCAGCAGAAATCTAAGACTTCGGAGAGCGACACTCATCAGTCGAATCAGTGGAAATCGTGGACCTGGCGCAGCGCGTTGCGCGCGCGCGGACGCAAAATTCTTTCCGGCCTGCCCGGCATCGGCCTGAGCCTGCTGGCGGGCGGCCTCGCGATCTGGGGCGCGAGGCACAGCCAATTTCCTGCGATGATGATTGCGCTGCTGCTCGGCGCGAGCTGCTGTTCGTTTCGCCGTAGTCTTCTGCTGGCGCCGGGGCTGAAGCTCACGGTTCGTGTGCTGACGAGGATCGGCGTGGCGCTGCTTGGGCTGCAGATCAGCGTCGCTACGGTGTTACAGCTTGGCGGTGGCAGCCTGCTCTTTCTTGTTGCGGCTACTGTGGCAACCATCGGCCTGACGGTTCTGGCCGCGCCGCTGTTCGGCCAGAGGCGAGAGTTTGGTTTGCTGATCGGGGGTGCGACAGCGATCTGCGGCGCATCGGCGGCCCTGGCGATTTCGGCGGTGCTGCCCCCCTCCGAGCGGCTCAACCGGCAGCTGTCGTTTACGATCATGGCGGTGACGCTGCTCTCCACCGTTGCCATGGTCGCCTATCCCGCCGGGCTCCTGGCCCTGGGCTTTGGCGATGAGCGGGCAGGCTTCGTGCTGGGCGCCTCGATACATGACGTGGCACAGGTTGTCGGAGCGGGCTACGCGATGTCCGACACCGCAGGCGAAACGGCGGTCGTGGTCAAGCTCTTCCGGGTGATGCTGCTGTTTCCGCTGGTTTTTACCCTGGCCCATGTGAGCCGCCGCTCCGGCGGAGCAGGGGCGGCACCGCGCTTGCCGTTCTTTATCCTCGCCTTCCTCGCGGGTGTTGTGGTCAATACAACGGGCGTGGTCCCGGTCCCGCTGGTCGAGGCAACAACATTGATCTCTCAGCTGATGCTCACCGCATCGGTGTTCGCGGTCTGCGTGCTGACACCGTTTCTGGACGTGACGCGCGGGGGGCCGGCTCCCGCCGCGATGTCCGTGCTGGCCACACTCCTCATCCTCTGCCTTGCGCTCGCTGCTTCGATTTATCTCCCGTCCTTTCATTGA
- a CDS encoding M14 family metallopeptidase produces the protein MNLPLTPETQRLAAASEQIERAAPGEFTHSTLQVGTMASGQPIALPLLLAKGRSEGPVLWLNGAVHGDEINGILAISDFMAGLDCDTLAGTVVATPVSNPTALDARRKRVPQDEQDLDQSFPGDDAGMLAQLLAHAVFDGIRQCADAVVNFHTMNPLFSSMPYAVYKDAGDGAASEDEILGAVAQFSPFVACRMSVASAAELPGNNAGALDYQCLKHGKLAFMVELGAGSQQQPEHIRSGVEGLRRLAAHLGMLPANKTKPAPVRRVTRRTHVFSRQGGFFRQQAAAGTTLPAGQPLGLIQDVAGKTIETITFAQDVQVIGIRNDPVVHSGDRVGFVGLEWDTWHEQ, from the coding sequence ATGAACCTGCCATTGACACCCGAAACTCAACGCCTTGCTGCCGCGTCCGAGCAGATCGAACGCGCAGCGCCAGGCGAATTCACCCATTCGACCCTGCAGGTCGGCACAATGGCCAGCGGCCAGCCCATCGCCCTGCCGCTCCTGTTGGCGAAAGGCCGCAGCGAAGGGCCGGTCCTGTGGCTGAACGGTGCGGTCCACGGCGACGAGATCAACGGTATCCTCGCGATCTCTGACTTCATGGCCGGGCTCGATTGCGACACGCTGGCGGGCACGGTGGTGGCCACGCCGGTATCGAACCCCACCGCGCTCGACGCGCGACGCAAGCGCGTGCCGCAGGACGAACAGGACCTCGACCAGAGCTTTCCGGGCGACGACGCAGGTATGCTAGCCCAGCTGCTGGCCCATGCGGTGTTCGACGGCATTCGCCAATGCGCGGACGCGGTGGTCAATTTCCACACGATGAACCCGCTGTTCTCCAGCATGCCCTACGCGGTCTATAAGGACGCCGGAGACGGTGCCGCGAGCGAGGATGAAATCCTCGGCGCCGTCGCGCAATTCTCGCCTTTTGTGGCCTGCCGCATGTCTGTGGCATCGGCAGCGGAACTGCCGGGCAACAATGCCGGAGCGCTCGACTACCAGTGTCTGAAGCATGGCAAACTGGCCTTTATGGTCGAGCTTGGCGCGGGCAGTCAGCAGCAGCCCGAGCATATCCGCTCCGGCGTCGAGGGGCTCAGACGTCTCGCGGCGCATCTGGGGATGTTGCCCGCGAATAAGACGAAGCCCGCCCCGGTCCGGCGCGTCACGCGCCGCACTCATGTCTTCAGCCGTCAGGGCGGTTTTTTCCGCCAGCAGGCGGCGGCGGGCACCACTCTGCCCGCAGGCCAGCCGCTCGGTCTCATTCAGGACGTGGCGGGCAAGACCATCGAAACCATCACTTTTGCGCAGGACGTGCAGGTTATCGGCATCCGCAACGACCCCGTGGTGCATTCCGGCGATCGGGTCGGTTTTGTGGGGCTGGAATGGGACACATGGCATGAGCAGTAA
- a CDS encoding ABC transporter ATP-binding protein: protein MSDPILSLRSLAVGYLDDPIVRDFSLDVQKQTIWSLLGGNGAGKSTLLKSLFGLSKWFSGEIIFQGQPMQGKSPGECMRAGIGIVPQGRCNFPQMTVRENLEMGAYTLAKGDKAAAQDRVIDLFPMLGRKLRTMAGNLSGGEQQVLETAMVLETDPVLLLLDEPSLGLSPKMQQDVFDNVAQLRDAGVTVIMAEQNVVGSLLVSDSAVVLDLGTKLIEGPAREVMSDPKIRAAFLGGEPVDA from the coding sequence ATGTCTGACCCAATCCTGTCCCTTCGCAGCCTTGCAGTCGGTTATCTCGATGACCCGATCGTGCGGGATTTTTCGCTCGATGTGCAGAAGCAGACGATATGGAGCCTTCTAGGCGGCAATGGCGCGGGGAAATCCACCCTGCTGAAGTCGCTCTTCGGCCTGTCGAAATGGTTCAGCGGCGAGATCATTTTCCAGGGTCAGCCGATGCAGGGCAAAAGCCCCGGCGAATGCATGCGCGCAGGTATCGGCATCGTGCCGCAGGGGCGCTGCAACTTCCCGCAGATGACAGTGCGCGAGAACCTCGAAATGGGCGCTTATACGCTCGCCAAAGGCGACAAGGCAGCGGCTCAGGACCGGGTGATCGACCTGTTCCCGATGCTGGGCCGCAAACTCAGGACGATGGCCGGCAATCTCAGCGGCGGCGAACAGCAGGTGCTGGAAACCGCCATGGTGCTGGAAACCGACCCGGTGCTGCTGCTGCTCGACGAACCCTCGCTGGGTCTGTCGCCAAAGATGCAGCAGGACGTGTTCGATAACGTCGCCCAGCTGCGCGATGCCGGTGTGACCGTGATCATGGCCGAGCAGAATGTCGTGGGCTCGCTCCTTGTTTCCGACAGCGCGGTGGTGCTGGACCTTGGAACCAAGCTGATCGAAGGCCCGGCCCGCGAGGTGATGAGCGACCCCAAAATCAGGGCGGCCTTTCTCGGTGGCGAGCCGGTGGACGCCTGA
- a CDS encoding LysR family transcriptional regulator codes for MQEGSIFTRSGANNAPPQNRSIVLHSNFLKYFDEVARQGSIRKAATVLNVSSTSVNRKILSVEKQLGVAVFDRTPEGVELTGIGSILLEHCRKTLHDYERTRILIDDLRDLRTGHLKVETIDSVAFGILPQALHQFSQTFPDISISVTTALPDDVMKSVAEGSTDIGISFLLDLHPDVRVISEKSAPFGIIVRSDHPVAERNSVTIDDIASYRLVRTLDARGRNSIIDQVVSTITPPLSTHVFTNALIVAKQMILDNQGIGLYTKIGFIDEIEAGKLKFIPLVQEGLNDIRIGLLVSATHGIDPAKRHLCDVIGRALRMMRLDS; via the coding sequence ATGCAGGAAGGATCAATATTTACCCGCAGCGGTGCAAATAATGCACCACCCCAAAATCGGAGCATCGTCTTGCACTCTAACTTTCTGAAATACTTTGATGAAGTTGCGCGTCAGGGGTCGATCCGCAAAGCCGCAACAGTTCTGAATGTGTCCTCAACCTCGGTAAATCGCAAAATCCTAAGCGTTGAGAAACAGCTCGGAGTCGCCGTTTTTGACCGCACGCCGGAGGGCGTTGAGCTGACAGGAATCGGCAGCATCCTTTTGGAGCACTGTCGCAAGACCCTGCACGACTATGAGCGCACTCGTATCCTAATCGATGACCTGCGCGATTTGCGAACCGGCCACCTTAAGGTTGAAACGATAGATTCAGTGGCATTTGGAATTTTACCTCAGGCATTGCATCAGTTCAGCCAAACTTTCCCTGATATCTCCATCTCCGTCACTACCGCACTGCCTGACGATGTGATGAAATCCGTCGCTGAGGGCAGCACAGATATTGGCATCTCGTTCTTATTGGACCTACACCCTGATGTACGGGTGATTTCCGAAAAATCCGCGCCGTTCGGTATAATCGTCCGTAGCGATCACCCGGTGGCCGAACGCAACAGCGTTACCATCGACGATATCGCCAGCTATCGTCTGGTACGCACTCTCGACGCCCGTGGTCGCAATTCCATCATCGATCAGGTCGTCTCGACTATCACCCCACCGCTATCAACGCATGTTTTTACCAACGCACTCATCGTTGCGAAGCAAATGATCCTCGATAATCAGGGAATCGGCCTTTACACAAAAATTGGCTTTATTGACGAGATAGAGGCGGGGAAGCTAAAATTTATTCCTTTGGTACAAGAAGGGCTCAATGACATACGGATCGGCTTGCTGGTGTCCGCAACTCATGGCATTGATCCAGCGAAGCGGCACCTTTGCGATGTAATTGGGCGCGCTCTTCGAATGATGCGGCTCGACTCTTAG
- a CDS encoding IclR family transcriptional regulator, whose protein sequence is MKSLETALNVLKVFIEADNDLSVNEVVELVDLKKSHVSKILSTLRNAGMVEQNSATRRYSVGVEAFELGTRYIVRSQQARDALPLMRQLANANGHSATLSVLRSTHVLHIMAVEGPHYIDGRWRVGSRLPIHGTSAGKVLLAWLPEAQRQELLDTLDLRPLTEKTITRRDRLEAVLADIRKSGCSVTRGESAPGLAALAVPVFDAKNEVPLALGVVLPETLFETEDLDKLREQLFEASRTLSLKLGAQDFPFGAGGAHSK, encoded by the coding sequence TTGAAGTCCCTGGAAACCGCATTGAACGTCCTGAAGGTCTTTATCGAGGCCGACAACGACCTGTCCGTGAACGAAGTCGTCGAGCTGGTCGATTTGAAGAAAAGCCACGTCTCGAAGATCCTCAGCACCCTGCGCAATGCGGGCATGGTGGAGCAGAATTCCGCGACGCGGCGCTATTCTGTCGGCGTCGAGGCCTTTGAGCTTGGCACCCGGTATATTGTCCGCTCGCAGCAGGCGCGCGACGCACTGCCGCTGATGCGCCAGCTCGCGAATGCCAACGGCCACTCCGCCACCCTCAGCGTGCTGCGAAGCACCCATGTGCTGCACATCATGGCGGTCGAAGGTCCGCATTACATCGACGGTCGCTGGCGCGTTGGAAGCCGCCTGCCAATCCACGGAACCTCGGCTGGCAAGGTCCTGCTGGCCTGGCTACCCGAAGCGCAGCGGCAAGAATTGCTGGACACGCTCGACCTACGCCCGCTCACGGAAAAAACCATCACGCGCCGCGACCGTCTCGAAGCCGTGCTTGCCGATATCCGCAAGTCTGGCTGCTCTGTCACCCGCGGCGAGAGCGCCCCCGGCCTGGCGGCACTGGCGGTGCCAGTTTTCGACGCAAAGAACGAAGTGCCGCTGGCCCTCGGCGTCGTGCTGCCGGAGACGCTTTTCGAAACCGAGGATCTCGATAAGCTGCGCGAGCAACTCTTCGAGGCCTCACGCACATTGTCGCTGAAACTCGGCGCGCAGGATTTCCCGTTCGGCGCCGGAGGAGCCCACTCGAAATGA
- a CDS encoding branched-chain amino acid ABC transporter permease has translation MMTRALNGGRATRSFSPDARWCVCVAILALAPTLTGSSYVLNVGSLALAFAVLATSLNLIFGFTGLLSFAQIGFWGVGAYVAAIAAADYGLSPWLAFVVGGAFTGVLAILVGIPALRVSRASFVIVSLSFTLLATLLSRSWIDVTRGPLGIPGLPAPSITIGDKLLLDGHDPLTFYCIMLGFAALALGVIFALIRSPIGRILLATNQNEALARSQGINVKHYQLLAFSVAAAFSGMTGGLYIFHLGIVDPSIFDTYYSEMLLIIVILGGAGNFWTVIVAAFVLTAVPELLRFDPELRLVMFGAVLVGAALVLPGGFGGYLREANLKRWRKEVRP, from the coding sequence ATGATGACGCGCGCATTAAACGGTGGCCGCGCTACCAGGTCTTTCTCTCCAGATGCACGCTGGTGCGTCTGCGTGGCGATCCTCGCTCTTGCCCCGACCCTGACGGGTTCAAGCTATGTGCTCAATGTCGGATCGCTGGCGCTGGCCTTTGCCGTCCTTGCAACCTCGCTGAACCTGATCTTCGGCTTCACCGGGCTGCTGTCCTTCGCGCAGATCGGTTTCTGGGGCGTAGGCGCCTATGTTGCGGCGATCGCGGCGGCGGATTACGGCCTCTCGCCCTGGCTCGCCTTTGTCGTGGGCGGCGCCTTTACCGGCGTGCTCGCGATCCTCGTCGGCATCCCGGCGCTGCGCGTCTCGCGCGCCTCCTTCGTGATCGTATCGCTCAGCTTTACCCTGCTGGCGACACTGCTCTCCCGCAGCTGGATCGATGTGACCCGTGGACCACTCGGCATTCCCGGCCTGCCTGCGCCCTCCATCACCATCGGCGACAAGCTGCTGCTCGACGGGCACGATCCGCTGACCTTCTATTGCATCATGCTCGGCTTCGCGGCGCTGGCACTGGGGGTCATCTTCGCGCTGATCCGCTCTCCCATCGGCCGCATCCTGCTCGCGACCAACCAGAACGAGGCGCTGGCCCGCTCGCAAGGGATCAATGTGAAGCATTACCAGCTTCTGGCCTTCTCGGTGGCGGCTGCGTTTAGCGGCATGACCGGCGGTCTCTACATCTTTCACCTCGGCATCGTCGATCCGTCGATCTTTGACACCTATTACAGCGAGATGCTGCTGATCATCGTGATCCTCGGCGGGGCCGGAAACTTCTGGACCGTGATCGTTGCCGCCTTTGTCCTGACCGCAGTGCCCGAATTGCTGCGCTTCGACCCGGAGCTTCGGCTGGTGATGTTCGGTGCGGTGCTTGTGGGCGCGGCGCTGGTGCTGCCGGGCGGCTTTGGCGGCTACCTGCGCGAGGCCAACCTGAAACGCTGGAGAAAGGAGGTCCGCCCGTGA
- a CDS encoding urea carboxylase-associated family protein, whose amino-acid sequence MSRQDHTVPARRGKAIHVAAGQDFRVINTHGTQVLDTWAFATGDSSTFLSMAHTRSYISRIHIRTCDTLVDNHYQPMLTVLEDTSPGVHDILMCCCSLPIYKRMGCTEYHDNCEDNLHAALAEVGLSSPHTPAPLNLFMNYPVGADGGFARKPPVTRPGDYVAFRAERDIVLVLSACPQDLIPINGETRMPTEAHVALL is encoded by the coding sequence ATGAGCCGCCAAGACCATACCGTTCCCGCCCGACGCGGCAAGGCGATCCATGTCGCCGCTGGTCAGGACTTCCGGGTCATCAACACCCATGGCACTCAGGTGCTCGACACCTGGGCTTTTGCCACCGGCGACAGTTCCACTTTTCTGTCGATGGCGCACACCCGGTCCTATATCAGCCGCATTCACATCCGCACCTGCGACACGCTCGTTGACAACCACTATCAGCCGATGCTGACGGTGCTGGAAGACACCTCGCCGGGGGTCCATGACATTCTGATGTGTTGCTGCTCCCTGCCGATCTACAAGCGCATGGGCTGCACCGAGTATCACGACAATTGCGAGGATAACCTGCACGCGGCTCTGGCCGAAGTGGGGCTGTCCTCGCCCCACACGCCCGCCCCTCTTAACCTCTTCATGAACTACCCGGTCGGCGCGGATGGCGGGTTTGCGCGCAAGCCCCCGGTCACCCGCCCCGGCGACTATGTTGCGTTCCGCGCCGAACGCGACATAGTCCTCGTCCTCTCGGCCTGCCCGCAGGACCTCATTCCGATCAATGGCGAAACCCGGATGCCGACAGAAGCGCATGTCGCGCTGCTCTGA
- a CDS encoding ABC transporter ATP-binding protein yields the protein MTNPITNETHPPMLQVSNLTKTFAGVTAVDDVSFDVLPGSIVGLIGPNGSGKSTTIDCLTGFARPDGGRVNFDGREVTGWRPEQLAAGGMVRTFQNVRIYEGMSVTDNLVVAARSLRRFTWVEQVLKLPYVTQHEAELREEALSHLSLVGIEKYADAPAGILSYGQRKLVAFAMCLMGRPRLIILDEPLAGVNPTVIRRISELIDTLNAQGQTFLLIEHNVDFIMRHCGKVIVLEQGRLLTEGPPDVIRNDPRVLEAYLGNYAEYAEEEALHV from the coding sequence GTGACCAACCCTATAACCAACGAGACTCACCCTCCCATGCTGCAGGTCTCCAACCTGACCAAGACCTTCGCAGGCGTCACCGCAGTGGACGATGTCAGCTTCGACGTCCTGCCCGGCAGCATCGTCGGCCTGATCGGGCCCAACGGATCCGGGAAATCCACCACCATCGACTGCCTGACCGGGTTCGCCCGGCCGGACGGTGGCCGCGTCAACTTCGACGGACGCGAGGTGACGGGCTGGCGCCCCGAGCAACTGGCCGCGGGGGGAATGGTGCGCACCTTCCAGAACGTGCGTATCTACGAGGGGATGTCGGTGACCGATAACCTCGTCGTCGCCGCCCGCAGCCTGCGCCGCTTCACATGGGTCGAGCAGGTCCTGAAACTGCCGTACGTTACGCAGCACGAGGCGGAGTTGCGCGAAGAGGCTCTGTCGCATCTCTCGCTGGTGGGCATCGAGAAATATGCCGACGCGCCCGCCGGTATCCTGTCCTATGGCCAGCGCAAGCTGGTGGCCTTTGCCATGTGCCTGATGGGTCGGCCACGCCTTATCATCCTCGACGAGCCGCTGGCGGGCGTGAACCCGACGGTGATCCGCCGGATCTCCGAGCTGATAGATACGCTTAACGCGCAGGGCCAGACCTTTCTGCTGATCGAGCATAATGTCGATTTCATCATGCGCCATTGCGGCAAGGTGATCGTGCTCGAACAGGGCCGTCTCCTGACAGAAGGGCCACCCGACGTCATCCGCAACGACCCGCGCGTGCTCGAGGCTTACCTGGGCAATTACGCTGAATATGCAGAAGAGGAGGCTCTACATGTCTGA
- a CDS encoding ABC transporter substrate-binding protein, giving the protein MELKTIALAATFTGLGLGLSPALAEDLRIGLSTPLSGGVAALGQHEKWGAELAIAELNAAGGVDGQALALDAQDNQCNPSQGVTSVENLLQNDPVAIIGALCSSVTLAIMPMVKREEVPLVVAVSTSKVITEKSGVGGNDWTFRINPSDVGLAVAMANYIASSGDIGTVAFVGEDTDYGRGGHEAIAAALEAKGVEVISADFFQQNTPDFTTLLTRLANTAPDAIALYAVGADELNFLRQFRGMGLPAHLTGRIAFDEIRDTVVASGAIDGATSVFPYAADLDTPENQAFVEAFEAKYGELPNYQSFEAYEAVKIIADAVKRAGSSDRTAIRAALETTEYTSLTGRTIAFDENNQAHNAAIILRVDGSEVVIEAQSDT; this is encoded by the coding sequence ATGGAACTGAAGACTATTGCCCTTGCGGCGACCTTCACCGGGCTTGGCCTTGGCCTCAGCCCTGCCCTCGCAGAGGATCTGCGGATCGGCCTCAGCACCCCGCTGTCTGGCGGCGTCGCCGCATTGGGCCAGCACGAGAAGTGGGGCGCAGAACTGGCCATCGCTGAACTGAACGCCGCTGGCGGAGTCGATGGCCAAGCACTTGCGCTCGATGCTCAGGACAATCAATGCAACCCCTCACAGGGTGTGACCAGTGTAGAAAACCTGCTTCAGAACGATCCTGTGGCGATTATCGGCGCCCTGTGCAGTTCGGTCACGCTTGCGATCATGCCGATGGTGAAACGCGAAGAGGTTCCGCTGGTCGTCGCGGTCTCGACCTCCAAGGTCATCACCGAGAAATCCGGTGTCGGCGGCAATGATTGGACCTTCCGTATCAACCCCTCCGACGTGGGGCTTGCCGTGGCGATGGCCAATTACATCGCCTCCAGTGGCGATATCGGCACTGTCGCATTTGTCGGCGAGGACACAGATTACGGCCGCGGCGGCCATGAGGCGATCGCCGCGGCCCTTGAGGCGAAAGGCGTCGAAGTCATTTCGGCCGATTTCTTTCAGCAGAACACGCCGGATTTCACCACGCTTCTGACCCGGCTGGCCAATACCGCCCCCGATGCCATCGCGCTATATGCTGTCGGCGCGGACGAACTCAACTTCCTGCGCCAGTTCCGCGGTATGGGCCTGCCTGCGCATCTCACCGGTCGGATCGCCTTTGATGAGATCCGCGACACGGTGGTTGCCTCGGGCGCAATCGACGGGGCGACAAGCGTCTTCCCCTACGCCGCCGATCTGGACACGCCCGAAAACCAGGCCTTTGTCGAGGCGTTTGAAGCGAAGTATGGCGAACTGCCCAACTACCAGAGCTTCGAAGCCTATGAGGCGGTGAAGATCATCGCCGATGCGGTCAAACGTGCCGGATCGAGCGACCGCACCGCGATCCGCGCCGCACTAGAGACGACGGAATACACCTCTCTGACCGGCCGCACGATTGCCTTTGACGAGAACAACCAGGCCCATAACGCCGCCATCATCCTGCGCGTCGACGGCTCCGAAGTCGTCATCGAAGCGCAGTCGGACACCTGA
- a CDS encoding branched-chain amino acid ABC transporter permease, which produces MTWLFISQLVLNGVVIGLTYALIAVGLSLIFGVMEIVNFAHGQVYMLGATMMLTGVTVLGLGYFPAVLLATLAVAVTGLLLYATVLRHLRQGEFERGIILTIGIGMVLQNGITYLFGAQPRVVDTEFSFIYLNMGGLRMDLMRLLTIGLSALAMGGLYLLLQHSRIGKAMRAFAQNREAAFMVGIRPAVIAGTAVSLGIGLAGLAGASLAPVFTVHPAMGIPILFKAFAIVIIGGLGHIPGAVLAAVLIGVTESLVGGFGSVALQDAVAFLAMIAILMARPEGLFGKGVRV; this is translated from the coding sequence TTGACCTGGCTTTTCATTAGTCAACTGGTACTGAATGGCGTCGTGATCGGACTGACCTATGCGCTTATCGCTGTTGGCCTGTCACTCATCTTCGGCGTGATGGAAATCGTAAATTTCGCGCATGGGCAGGTCTATATGCTGGGCGCAACGATGATGCTGACTGGCGTCACCGTTTTGGGTCTGGGGTATTTTCCCGCCGTGTTGCTCGCCACGCTCGCGGTGGCGGTGACCGGACTGTTGCTATACGCGACAGTTCTGCGCCATCTCCGGCAGGGCGAATTCGAGCGCGGCATCATCCTGACCATCGGCATCGGCATGGTGCTGCAGAACGGGATCACCTATCTGTTCGGCGCCCAGCCGCGCGTCGTCGACACCGAATTCAGCTTTATCTATCTGAACATGGGCGGCCTCAGGATGGACCTGATGCGGCTGCTGACCATCGGGCTGAGCGCGCTGGCGATGGGGGGCCTTTACCTGCTGCTGCAGCACAGCCGGATCGGCAAGGCGATGCGCGCCTTTGCTCAGAACCGCGAGGCCGCGTTTATGGTCGGGATCCGGCCTGCGGTCATTGCCGGCACCGCCGTCAGCCTCGGAATCGGGCTCGCCGGGCTTGCCGGGGCCTCGCTCGCGCCGGTATTCACGGTACATCCGGCGATGGGTATTCCTATTCTCTTCAAGGCCTTCGCAATCGTCATCATCGGCGGTCTCGGCCACATCCCCGGTGCGGTGCTCGCTGCGGTACTGATCGGCGTGACCGAGAGCCTCGTCGGCGGCTTCGGCTCCGTCGCGCTACAGGATGCGGTGGCCTTCCTCGCGATGATCGCCATCCTGATGGCCCGCCCCGAAGGGCTTTTCGGCAAAGGAGTACGGGTATGA
- a CDS encoding IS5 family transposase — protein MSSWAPTKYKTTNWSAYNEALRRRGSLTVWFDLDMVWKPPPTGKRGRQLSFNDAAIQTCLTMKVLFGMPQRQTTGFVESLLRLVGLDWSAPDFRTLCRRQRKLNLAIPYRGGEGPLNLLIDSTGIKAEGEGEWSARKHGGTKRHIWRKIHIGIDEETLQVRTVEVTGSNIGDAPILPELLDQIEADQGVASITADGAYDTRKCHEAIAARNAAAVIPPGKNAKPWQPTSPGAVARNEALRASKYLGRAIWRRWSCYHPRSRVESKMNCIKLLGQSLMPRDFERQVTELRSARDLCMYGCPRWCKWFLNGSSM, from the coding sequence ATGAGCAGTTGGGCCCCTACGAAGTACAAGACCACGAATTGGTCGGCTTACAATGAAGCGCTGAGGCGGCGCGGTTCGCTGACGGTGTGGTTTGATCTCGATATGGTGTGGAAACCACCTCCGACCGGAAAACGTGGTCGGCAGCTGAGCTTCAACGATGCGGCGATCCAGACGTGCCTGACGATGAAGGTCCTGTTCGGTATGCCGCAGCGACAGACGACTGGTTTCGTCGAAAGCCTGCTTCGGTTGGTCGGGTTGGACTGGTCGGCCCCGGACTTCCGCACCTTGTGCCGCCGCCAACGAAAGCTGAACTTGGCCATCCCCTACCGTGGAGGGGAAGGCCCGCTGAACCTTCTGATCGACAGCACCGGTATCAAGGCCGAGGGCGAAGGTGAGTGGAGTGCCCGAAAGCATGGTGGCACCAAGCGGCACATCTGGCGCAAGATACACATCGGAATTGACGAGGAAACGCTGCAGGTCAGAACCGTGGAGGTCACCGGCAGCAATATCGGTGACGCGCCCATACTCCCGGAACTGCTGGACCAGATCGAAGCGGATCAGGGGGTCGCATCGATCACCGCCGACGGAGCATACGATACCCGAAAGTGCCACGAGGCAATCGCTGCCCGAAATGCCGCCGCTGTCATACCGCCAGGCAAGAACGCAAAGCCTTGGCAACCAACGAGTCCCGGCGCCGTCGCCCGCAACGAAGCGCTGCGAGCCTCGAAGTACTTGGGCCGCGCCATCTGGCGACGGTGGAGCTGTTACCACCCTCGGAGCCGTGTCGAAAGCAAGATGAACTGCATCAAGCTGCTCGGCCAATCCCTGATGCCCCGAGACTTCGAGCGCCAGGTCACCGAGCTGCGTTCAGCCCGCGATTTGTGCATGTATGGATGCCCCCGTTGGTGCAAGTGGTTTTTGAACGGATCGAGCATGTGA